In the genome of Abyssalbus ytuae, the window ATTCTGTAGCTGCTATTCTTACAGCCTGCAATTTTTTGATGAACATGGATAGCCCGTTAAAACAATTAAAAGAGAATATAAATTTTTTTAAAGAAGAACTTATAAAGTTAAACCTAGGTAAAGATTTTATCGAAAGTTCATCAGCAATACAAAGCTATGTAGTTCCAGGTAATACGAAAGTTAAACGGTATGCGTCTGCAATTCAGAAAAAAGGATATGATGTAAAACCTGTGCTGTCTCCTACGGTACCTGTTGGTGAGGAACGATTGCGATTTTGTTTGCACAGTTACAATACTTTTCAGGAAATTTCGGGGGTTTTAAAGTTGTTGGCTACCTTTGAGAGGTAATAGTTTGATACAAACAATAATTGAGTAGAGAATTGGCGTTTACGTAGTTATTTAATATTTTTACACGTAAATAAAAATTTGATGGACAAAAAGCTCACATTAAGTCTTGATCAAACTGTAATTGAAAAAGCAAAAGACTATGCAAAATCGAACAAAATTAGTTTATCAAAACTGATTGAGTCCTATTTGGATACACTCACTAAACGAACTGCCAATAAAGACCTCGAAATAACTCCGTTAGTGGAAAGTTTAAGTGGTGTAATTGATTTGCCGGAGGACTTTGACGTGAAAAAAGCTTATTCGGAATATTTAATTGAAAAATATAAATGAATAAGGTTTTAATAGATACAAATATTGTCATTGATCTGTTGGCAAAACGAAAAGAATTTTATCCGGCAGCAGCTGAATTATTTTCATTATCTGACAAAAAAGAACTTGAAGTTGCTATTTCCTCATTAACTTTTGCTTATACTAATTATGTGTTATCAAAACTAAAATCACCTAAAGAGGCAAGGGGTATTTTAAGAAAATTTAAAGTTCTGGTAGACATATTAAGGTTGGATGACAAAATAATTGAATTAGCACTGAGTGACAATGAATTTTTGGATTTTGAAGATGGACTCCAATATTATTCAGCATTAGAAAATCAAGTAGATGTAATTTTGACTAGAAACAAAAAAGACTTTAAAAACTCGAAAATACCTGTTTTAACAGCTAAGGAATATTTGTCAAAGGAAAGGAATGTCAGTGGCTGACGCACTAATTAATTCAATGAAAATTTATTATTTCTGAAAAATATTATCTCAATTGGGCAAGTTTAGGGTTGTAGACCGCTCTTTGTCTAACGGACAGGTCGTTAGTGAGCAGCCACTTGCACAAACCATATATACAAACGTTATTCAACTTAATTATGAGTAAAAAAATATTTGTAACAGGAATATCTACAGAAGTAGGAAAGACCCTTGTTGCAGCTATAATAACAGAAGCTCTCGAAGCAGACTACTGGAAACCGGTTCAGGCCGGAGATCTGGACAATTCTGACACCGACAAGATAAAAAGATTAGTTTCTAATAAAAAAACTAAGTTTTATAAGAGTTCTTATAATTTAAATACTCCCATGAGTCCCCATGCAGCCGCAGAAATTGACGGAATTACAATAGATATCTCCCGCATAGTTGAGCCAAAAACTAAAAACAACCTGGTAATAGAAGGCGCCGGAGGATTACTGGTTCCCCTTAATGAAAAGCAAACCATTTTAGATATAATTAAACCCGATTATAAGGTAATAGTGGTAAGCAGGCATTATCTGGGCAGCATAAATCATTCCCTGCTCACCATTAATTTACTAAAGGGAAAAGGTTTTGATGTTTCTGTAATTTTTAACGGAGACGAACATCCTTCAACTGAAAATATAATTAAAAAAATGACGGGAGTAAACGTTTTGGGACGTATTGACAACGAACCTTATTTTGATAATCATGTAGTATCGGAATACGCAGATATTTTAAAAGAAAAATTACAAACTTTATGACTTTAACCGAAAGAGATAAAAAACATCTTTGGCATCCGTTAACCCAACATAAAACCCATCCTGAAACTATTGCTGTAAAGAAAGCAAAAGGAGTTTTTTTATATGATGAACACGATAAAGAGTATATAGATGGTATATCTTCATGGTATACTTGCGTATACGGGCACTGCAATGATTATATTCTGGAGAAGGTGCAGCAACAAATGAGAACACTTGATCAGGTTGTATTTAGTGGTTTCACTCATGAACCTGCTGTTAAACTCTCTGAAGAGTTAATTAAAATATTACCTTATAACCAACAAAAATTATTTTTTTCTGACAACGGTTCAACAGCTACAGAAATAGCTATTAAAATGGCTTTGCAGTATCATTTTAATCAAGGTGAAAAGAAAAATATTTTGGTGGCTTTTGAAGAAGGATTTCATGGAGATACTTTTGGAGCAATGTCAGTATCAGGGCTTTCTGTTTACAATGGCCCTTTTGAAGATTTTTTTATAACTGTAAAAAGGATTCCTGTTCCTAATGGTGAAAATAATGATGAAATTTTAAATCAGTTAAAAAAACTAACGGGTGAAAATAAAGTAGCCGGTTTTATTTTTGAACCGCTTGTACAGGGGGCAGCAGCTATGAAAACCCATGATGCAGAAGGATTGGATAAGTTGATACAATTTTGTAGTGAAAATAACATAATCACTATAGCCGATGAAGTGATGACCGGTTTCGGAAAAACAGGGAAATATTTTGCAACAGATTATCTAAGTCATAAACCTGATATAATGTGTTTTTCCAAAGCACTTACTGCCGGATTAGTCCCCATGGCAATAACTTCTTGTTCACAAAAAATTTATGATGCTTTTTATAGCGATGAAATGTCGAAAGGCTTATTTCACGGACATACCTATACTGCCAATCCGATTGCCTGTACGGCAGCCTTAGCAGGGTTAGAATTATTGCAGTCCGATGAAATTCAGGAGAATATAAATCATATAGTTAAATTACATCAGGAATTTAACAAAAAAATTAAAAGTCATCCTAAAATTGCATCAACAAGGCAATGCGGTACTATTTATGCGATTGATTTAAATGTTTCAATACAACGTTATGGTAAATTTCGAGATAAACTCTTCAATCATTTTATCGAAAATGGAGTTTTTTTAAGACCGTTAGGGCGCACAATTTATATTTCTGCTCCTTATATTATTACTGAAAAACAAATGTTTAAAATTTATCAGGCTATTGATTCAGCAATTCAAAAAATTGTATAAATTAGTATATATG includes:
- a CDS encoding type II toxin-antitoxin system VapC family toxin translates to MNKVLIDTNIVIDLLAKRKEFYPAAAELFSLSDKKELEVAISSLTFAYTNYVLSKLKSPKEARGILRKFKVLVDILRLDDKIIELALSDNEFLDFEDGLQYYSALENQVDVILTRNKKDFKNSKIPVLTAKEYLSKERNVSG
- the bioD gene encoding dethiobiotin synthase — encoded protein: MSKKIFVTGISTEVGKTLVAAIITEALEADYWKPVQAGDLDNSDTDKIKRLVSNKKTKFYKSSYNLNTPMSPHAAAEIDGITIDISRIVEPKTKNNLVIEGAGGLLVPLNEKQTILDIIKPDYKVIVVSRHYLGSINHSLLTINLLKGKGFDVSVIFNGDEHPSTENIIKKMTGVNVLGRIDNEPYFDNHVVSEYADILKEKLQTL
- the bioA gene encoding adenosylmethionine--8-amino-7-oxononanoate transaminase; translation: MTLTERDKKHLWHPLTQHKTHPETIAVKKAKGVFLYDEHDKEYIDGISSWYTCVYGHCNDYILEKVQQQMRTLDQVVFSGFTHEPAVKLSEELIKILPYNQQKLFFSDNGSTATEIAIKMALQYHFNQGEKKNILVAFEEGFHGDTFGAMSVSGLSVYNGPFEDFFITVKRIPVPNGENNDEILNQLKKLTGENKVAGFIFEPLVQGAAAMKTHDAEGLDKLIQFCSENNIITIADEVMTGFGKTGKYFATDYLSHKPDIMCFSKALTAGLVPMAITSCSQKIYDAFYSDEMSKGLFHGHTYTANPIACTAALAGLELLQSDEIQENINHIVKLHQEFNKKIKSHPKIASTRQCGTIYAIDLNVSIQRYGKFRDKLFNHFIENGVFLRPLGRTIYISAPYIITEKQMFKIYQAIDSAIQKIV
- a CDS encoding DUF6364 family protein, with amino-acid sequence MDKKLTLSLDQTVIEKAKDYAKSNKISLSKLIESYLDTLTKRTANKDLEITPLVESLSGVIDLPEDFDVKKAYSEYLIEKYK